The Triticum aestivum cultivar Chinese Spring chromosome 3A, IWGSC CS RefSeq v2.1, whole genome shotgun sequence genome includes a region encoding these proteins:
- the LOC123061275 gene encoding pentatricopeptide repeat-containing protein At4g38150, with protein MSLQIPARSRSLRRLLLLGGESGIRRSYSTGDRRRRVIHEARDEEEDEAFLRTLNFGADPENNPLPPPLRRAGGAPDPSATGAFPADILRRAAGKQQRPERSAQKAIGESLMEKLKLGDAASSTGSNIEAQQPDHEPGPPLQTEDVDGIFRKMKETGLIPNAVAMLDGLCKNGLVPEAMKLFGLMREKGAIPEVVIYTAVVEAFCKAAKLDDAVRIFRKMQGNGVIPNAFSYWLIIQGLCKGDRLDEAVAFCVEMFEAGHSPNAATFVGLVDAVCKMKGVEEGDKLVRSFQDRNFAIDEKSIREHLDKKGPFSPMVWEAIFGKKKTSRPF; from the coding sequence atgagCCTGCAGATTCCGGCTAGGTCACgcagcctccgccgcctcctcctgctgGGTGGAGAATCTGGCATCCGGCGGTCGTACTCCACCGGTGACCGTCGCCGCCGGGTGATCCACGAGGCAcgggatgaggaggaggacgaggccttcctccgcacccTCAACTTCGGGGCTGACCCAGAGAACAACCCCCTGCCCCCACCGCTGAGACGCGCAGGGGGAGCCCCTGACCCCTCCGCCACCGGCGCCTTCCCTGCTGACATCCTCCGACGCGCCGCCGGGAAGCAGCAGCGTCCGGAAAGGAGCGCTCAGAAAGCCATCGGGGAGTCGCTGATGGAGAAGCTTAAGCTGGGCGACGCCGCCTCCTCCACGGGAAGCAACATCGAGGCTCAGCAGCCTGACCACGAACCGGGGCCGCCACTGCAGACGGAGGACGTGGACGGCATCTTCCGGAAGATGAAAGAGACGGGGCTGATACCCAACGCCGTCGCCATGCTCGACGGCCTCTGCAAGAACGGATTGGTACCGGAGGCCATGAAGCTGTTTGGTCTGATGCGCGAGAAGGGCGCCATCCCAGAGGTGGTCATCTACACCGCTGTTGTCGAGGCCTTCTGCAAAGCAGCCAAGCTGGACGATGCCGTCAGGATCTTCAGGAAGATGCAGGGCAACGGGGTCATTCCAAATGCCTTCAGCTACTGGTTGATTATACAGGGTCTGTGCAAGGGCGACAGACTGGATGAGGCTGTTGCTTTCTGTGTGGAGATGTTCGAGGCTGGGCATTCCCCGAATGCTGCAACGTTTGTGGGTTTGGTTGATGCAGTATGCAAGATGAAGGGGGTAGAGGAGGGTGACAAGCTTGTGAGGAGCTTCCAGGATAGGAACTTTGCCATTGATGAGAAGTCCATCAGGGAACATTTGGACAAGAAAGGGCCATTCTCACCGATGGTTTGGGAAGCGATCTTTGGGAAGAAAAAAACAAGCCGCCCCTTTTGA